Proteins encoded by one window of bacterium:
- a CDS encoding DUF4446 family protein yields the protein MEVILIAFVVGLIGLCAYLLWRIIKIERNFGEFFNSKDTQGSIMSRLNQYADQEKDQNKRLAKLEERTQKLQGLAEHGHSRIGFVRFNPFADTGGDQSFCLAVLDYKGNGWVISSIHARTGSRVYAKQIILGQSSHNLSDEEATAVTKALKQNPYQEKHGSK from the coding sequence GTGGAAGTAATACTAATCGCATTTGTAGTAGGACTTATTGGACTGTGCGCTTACTTGCTATGGCGTATCATAAAGATTGAGCGAAACTTCGGAGAGTTCTTCAATAGCAAGGATACCCAAGGAAGCATCATGAGCCGCCTGAATCAGTACGCCGATCAAGAAAAAGATCAGAATAAGCGCTTAGCAAAGCTAGAAGAACGCACACAAAAGCTACAGGGCTTGGCAGAGCACGGCCACTCGAGAATAGGCTTCGTACGATTTAATCCGTTCGCCGATACTGGAGGCGATCAAAGTTTTTGTCTGGCTGTACTCGATTACAAAGGAAATGGCTGGGTTATATCGAGTATCCATGCCCGAACTGGATCACGCGTATACGCCAAGCAAATCATTCTTGGTCAAAGTTCACACAATCTCTCAGATGAAGAAGCAACAGCCGTAACAAAAGCACTCAAGCAAAACCCATACCAGGAGAAGCATGGCTCGAAATAA
- a CDS encoding polymer-forming cytoskeletal protein, with the protein MARNKLPFDYRTHAGIYLSSFVRGDVTVQSNDDVVIDATVSGSIHTAGFCEITENGAFEGDITARSLVIFGATNGDNTASDTMEVKRSANIKGVYSSPSIHIEPGALVSARIHHTDARSSGPL; encoded by the coding sequence ATGGCTCGAAATAAGCTCCCTTTCGACTACCGAACTCATGCCGGGATATACCTCTCCTCGTTCGTTCGTGGTGATGTAACGGTCCAATCTAATGATGATGTTGTAATTGATGCAACAGTATCGGGGTCGATTCATACAGCCGGCTTTTGCGAGATTACTGAAAACGGTGCATTTGAAGGTGACATCACTGCTCGCTCACTCGTTATTTTCGGCGCGACTAATGGCGACAACACCGCCAGCGACACAATGGAGGTCAAAAGATCGGCAAACATCAAGGGAGTGTACTCATCTCCGAGCATCCATATTGAGCCTGGTGCACTCGTCAGCGCACGTATTCATCACACCGATGCACGAAGTAGTGGGCCGCTATGA